From a single Bacillus sp. NEB1478 genomic region:
- a CDS encoding GNAT family N-acetyltransferase: MGEIRQLSEEHEIRAAFPVMSQLRTHLSEALFYEMFQQMQKEGYNLIANYQNEKIVALAGFAILTNFYDGKHVYLYDLVTDGSERSKGYGEELLSYIESYAVQNNCNGVTLSSNLERVDAHRFYEQKMHYDKPSYVFKKRF; encoded by the coding sequence ATGGGTGAGATTAGACAGTTATCAGAAGAACATGAAATTCGGGCAGCATTTCCTGTAATGAGCCAACTTCGTACACATCTATCTGAAGCCTTATTTTATGAAATGTTTCAGCAGATGCAAAAAGAAGGCTATAACTTGATTGCCAATTATCAAAATGAAAAAATTGTAGCCTTGGCAGGGTTTGCGATACTGACGAATTTCTACGACGGCAAGCATGTTTACTTGTATGACCTCGTTACAGATGGCAGCGAAAGGTCAAAGGGTTATGGAGAAGAATTGCTGTCCTATATTGAATCATATGCTGTTCAGAACAATTGTAACGGTGTAACGTTAAGTTCTAATTTAGAGCGGGTGGATGCACACCGCTTTTATGAACAAAAAATGCATTATGATAAGCCAAGTTACGTATTTAAAAAGCGATTTTAA
- a CDS encoding low molecular weight protein-tyrosine-phosphatase, which produces MVKVLFVCLGNICRSPMAEAIFRNLVKREGLEGAISIDSAGTGNWHAGEPPHEGTRNILSQKEISFEGQKARQIKTSDLTQFDYIIGMDAENIGNLHRMAGQSKTGMIARLMDFVPDYESEDVPDPYFTGNFLEVYEMVKAGCERLLVEIKNRESL; this is translated from the coding sequence ATGGTAAAAGTACTCTTTGTATGTTTAGGAAACATTTGTCGTTCTCCAATGGCTGAAGCGATTTTTCGTAATTTGGTAAAAAGAGAAGGACTTGAAGGTGCTATTTCGATTGACTCCGCTGGTACAGGGAACTGGCACGCTGGTGAGCCTCCTCACGAGGGAACAAGAAATATTTTATCTCAGAAAGAAATTTCGTTTGAAGGTCAAAAGGCACGTCAAATTAAAACAAGTGACTTAACTCAATTTGATTATATTATTGGAATGGACGCTGAAAATATTGGAAACCTTCACAGAATGGCTGGTCAATCTAAAACAGGTATGATCGCAAGGCTGATGGATTTTGTACCCGATTACGAAAGTGAAGACGTACCAGATCCATATTTCACTGGTAATTTCCTTGAAGTATATGAAATGGTGAAAGCAGGATGTGAACGGCTGCTTGTAGAAATAAAGAATCGAGAATCGCTTTAA
- a CDS encoding ABC transporter ATP-binding protein: protein MSILQLNDVNTFYGGIHALKGISLKVEKGEIVTLIGCNGAGKSTTLKTISGQVLPKTGKVYYEDKDISKQPAHITAQTGIAHVPEGRRIFPKLTVKENLEMGAFAIKDKKIIKESMERVFGYFPRLHERLSQKGGTMSGGEQQMLAMGRALMSKPRLLLLDEPSMGLAPVIVEQIFDIISDLNKEGMTILLVEQNAYQALQVAHRGYVIQTGEIVMTGLGADLIKNDQVREAYLA, encoded by the coding sequence ATGAGTATTTTACAATTAAATGATGTTAATACATTTTACGGTGGTATTCACGCGCTAAAGGGAATTAGTCTTAAAGTTGAAAAAGGTGAGATCGTAACGCTTATCGGCTGTAACGGAGCAGGAAAATCAACAACTTTAAAAACAATCAGCGGTCAAGTTCTTCCGAAAACAGGAAAAGTATATTATGAAGATAAAGATATTTCAAAACAGCCTGCTCATATAACTGCACAGACTGGGATCGCCCACGTGCCGGAAGGACGAAGGATTTTCCCTAAGCTGACTGTAAAAGAAAACCTTGAGATGGGTGCTTTTGCGATAAAAGATAAAAAAATCATCAAAGAGAGTATGGAAAGAGTCTTTGGATATTTTCCTAGACTTCATGAACGACTGTCCCAAAAAGGCGGAACAATGAGTGGCGGGGAACAGCAGATGCTGGCAATGGGCCGGGCTTTAATGTCTAAACCGCGACTGTTATTGCTGGATGAACCATCTATGGGCTTGGCGCCTGTAATTGTTGAACAGATTTTTGATATTATCAGTGATCTTAATAAAGAAGGAATGACCATTCTTTTAGTCGAACAAAATGCTTATCAAGCCTTACAGGTAGCCCATCGTGGATATGTAATTCAGACAGGCGAAATTGTAATGACAGGACTGGGAGCAGATTTGATTAAAAATGATCAGGTCCGGGAAGCATATCTCGCTTAA
- a CDS encoding ABC transporter ATP-binding protein, which yields MSILTVSNLYKQFGGLVAVNSVDMTVEKGSITAVIGPNGAGKTTFFNLITGVYQPDKGNVQLGSKSLIGLKPHEISRQGIARTFQNIRLFSNITVLENVMVGLHKQLKAGVVTTLFQTKGVREEEKRAQEEAYHWLEYVGLAHHLNEDAQNLSYGAQRRLEIARALATNPKLLLLDEPAAGMNPRETRELTEFIHRMREELDVTIVLIEHDMKLVMEISEHIVVLDHGEKIAEGKPAEIRNNVNVIEAYLGKSAVTPA from the coding sequence ATGTCGATTTTAACAGTTAGTAATCTATACAAACAGTTTGGCGGCTTGGTCGCAGTCAATTCCGTCGATATGACGGTTGAAAAAGGATCGATTACAGCTGTAATCGGTCCGAACGGAGCGGGTAAGACAACTTTTTTTAACTTGATCACAGGTGTGTATCAGCCTGATAAAGGAAATGTACAGCTAGGTTCAAAATCATTGATTGGATTGAAGCCCCATGAAATTTCGAGACAGGGAATTGCTAGGACGTTCCAGAACATTCGTCTTTTTTCGAACATTACAGTTCTTGAAAATGTAATGGTAGGACTGCACAAACAGTTAAAAGCAGGAGTTGTTACTACATTATTTCAAACAAAAGGCGTTCGAGAAGAGGAAAAACGTGCTCAGGAAGAAGCATATCACTGGCTGGAATATGTAGGTCTGGCACATCATTTAAATGAAGATGCCCAAAATCTTTCGTATGGTGCACAGCGAAGACTTGAAATTGCTCGTGCTCTGGCAACTAATCCTAAACTCCTGCTGCTGGATGAGCCTGCTGCGGGGATGAACCCGAGGGAAACAAGGGAATTAACCGAGTTTATCCATCGTATGAGAGAAGAGCTGGATGTAACGATTGTTTTAATCGAGCACGATATGAAGCTTGTTATGGAAATTTCAGAGCACATTGTTGTATTAGATCACGGCGAAAAAATTGCTGAAGGAAAACCTGCTGAAATCCGGAATAATGTAAATGTAATAGAAGCTTATCTTGGTAAAAGTGCAGTAACGCCAGCGTAA
- a CDS encoding ABC transporter permease subunit encodes MQKLTSKLKGNKMAQVILLVLYVLVTSLSLYLAQQSVTAFLLLLFSLLLLYYTDLSNRLKWVIAGVVLIGVIPFVASTGPSYQSYMEVATVVGIYVAMALGLNIVVGLAGLLDLGFVAFFAIGAYTYGIFATGQAANFMPFGTFPLSGGSFWIFILIGCFMAALFGILLGIPVLRVKGDYLAIVTLGFGEIIRIVFNNLDKPVNITNGAMGLASVQPPEIFGFQFVYPNQFYYIVLGILLLVILAVRRFEFSKIGRSWKAVRENEIAAQSMGIHLVRTKLLAFAIGASFSGMMGVVFAAKQTFVDPTSFTLLESITILVMVILGGMGSVPGVILGAAVITILNLQVLTEVTNYLNQLNMDGVISFPEALAPAKMQRFIFGAILIIFAIYRPQGLIPAKNPVFDENALKEGAKKHRKEKITIDQDKGFQA; translated from the coding sequence ATGCAAAAGCTGACTAGTAAACTAAAAGGAAATAAAATGGCACAGGTCATTTTGCTCGTGCTTTATGTATTGGTAACTTCATTGAGTTTATATTTAGCACAACAATCTGTTACCGCATTTCTATTGCTTTTGTTCTCCTTGTTATTGCTTTACTATACTGATCTTTCAAACCGATTAAAATGGGTGATTGCAGGAGTGGTCCTCATTGGGGTCATACCTTTTGTTGCAAGCACAGGACCGAGTTATCAATCCTATATGGAAGTTGCTACTGTGGTTGGCATCTATGTGGCGATGGCATTAGGACTTAACATCGTTGTTGGACTGGCAGGGCTTTTAGATCTTGGCTTTGTTGCCTTTTTTGCAATAGGTGCTTATACATACGGTATTTTTGCTACCGGACAGGCAGCGAATTTTATGCCGTTTGGGACGTTTCCGTTATCCGGCGGAAGCTTTTGGATTTTTATTCTGATTGGCTGTTTCATGGCTGCGCTTTTCGGTATTTTATTAGGTATTCCAGTCCTTCGTGTAAAAGGAGATTATCTAGCAATCGTTACATTAGGTTTTGGGGAAATCATCAGGATTGTTTTTAATAACCTTGATAAGCCTGTCAATATTACGAATGGTGCAATGGGCTTAGCATCGGTTCAGCCGCCTGAAATCTTTGGTTTTCAATTTGTTTACCCTAATCAGTTTTATTATATCGTGCTGGGGATTCTTCTTCTTGTTATCCTGGCTGTGAGAAGGTTTGAGTTTTCAAAGATCGGCCGTTCCTGGAAAGCCGTAAGAGAAAACGAGATTGCTGCACAATCAATGGGTATCCATTTAGTGCGCACAAAACTATTAGCTTTTGCGATCGGTGCCTCTTTCTCGGGAATGATGGGAGTAGTATTCGCAGCGAAACAAACGTTTGTTGATCCAACGAGTTTCACTTTGCTGGAATCGATCACGATTCTTGTTATGGTTATACTCGGCGGAATGGGAAGTGTGCCTGGAGTTATTCTTGGTGCTGCAGTTATTACGATCCTGAATCTGCAAGTGCTGACTGAAGTAACAAATTATTTGAACCAGTTAAACATGGACGGCGTGATCAGCTTCCCGGAAGCTCTTGCACCTGCGAAGATGCAGCGCTTTATCTTTGGAGCAATTTTAATCATATTTGCGATCTATCGTCCTCAAGGATTGATTCCTGCAAAAAATCCTGTTTTCGATGAAAATGCTTTGAAAGAGGGAGCGAAAAAACATCGGAAAGAGAAAATTACAATCGATCAAGATAAGGGATTTCAAGCTTAG
- a CDS encoding branched-chain amino acid ABC transporter permease, whose product MLADILHTLPQVLVDGLALGAIYAVIALGYTMVYGILELINFAHGEIFMTGAFIGVAMLILMTGMGWIASMPAILALILVLIVTSILTGFMGVGIERLAYRPLRNSPKLITLISAIGVSFLLQDLVRFITEYKRGNYILTGPSMFNEKFTLKFSSLSSSFSDAFFKTSTLILVVAVVIMMIGLDFFVNKTKWGMAMRAVAQDRETASLMSINVNKVISLTFFIGSALGGATGVLFAVQYGTIDPYIGFILGLKAFTAAVLGGIGNIRGAMVGGLMLGLLEMFAATNLQLLTNGVFGAEYKDVFAFAILIVVLIFKPEGLFGKAVTEKV is encoded by the coding sequence ATGTTAGCTGACATTTTGCACACGCTGCCCCAAGTTCTTGTAGATGGTTTAGCACTTGGCGCGATTTATGCGGTTATTGCACTTGGGTATACGATGGTTTATGGAATTCTTGAACTTATCAATTTTGCTCATGGTGAAATTTTTATGACGGGAGCATTCATTGGTGTTGCCATGCTTATTCTGATGACGGGAATGGGATGGATCGCCTCAATGCCTGCCATACTTGCTCTAATTCTTGTTTTGATCGTTACCTCGATTTTAACGGGATTCATGGGAGTGGGAATCGAACGTCTGGCATACCGGCCACTAAGGAATTCTCCTAAGCTCATCACGTTAATCTCGGCAATCGGTGTATCATTTTTGCTTCAGGATTTAGTTCGATTTATTACAGAATATAAGCGCGGGAATTATATCTTAACGGGTCCATCGATGTTTAATGAAAAGTTTACGCTTAAATTTTCTAGTCTTTCTTCATCTTTCAGTGATGCATTTTTTAAAACTTCAACACTTATTCTAGTCGTTGCAGTAGTAATTATGATGATCGGTCTGGACTTTTTCGTAAATAAAACAAAATGGGGAATGGCGATGAGAGCTGTCGCTCAAGACCGTGAGACAGCATCCCTCATGTCAATCAACGTAAACAAAGTCATTTCTTTAACCTTCTTTATAGGGTCTGCCCTTGGGGGAGCTACTGGTGTTCTATTTGCAGTTCAGTATGGAACAATTGATCCTTATATTGGATTCATTTTAGGGCTAAAAGCATTTACAGCTGCTGTATTAGGCGGAATCGGGAACATTCGCGGGGCGATGGTTGGTGGTCTTATGCTGGGATTGCTAGAAATGTTTGCTGCGACAAATCTTCAGCTTTTAACAAATGGCGTTTTCGGAGCAGAGTACAAAGATGTTTTCGCATTCGCAATCTTAATCGTAGTTCTTATTTTCAAACCAGAAGGACTGTTTGGAAAAGCAGTTACAGAGAAAGTGTAG
- a CDS encoding branched-chain amino acid ABC transporter substrate-binding protein, with translation MGMKRGLKVLAASALSLGLLAGCNASGGSGSSGGGSGKVIKIATQTPLSGGSATLGESIKLGAQLALEENKDKFDKLGYKLQLVPYDDQADPKKGVANANLIGSDKAILGVVGHLNSGVSIPSSEVYEKYKVPMVSPANTATEVTDRGLKTVNRIVARDDFQGPAGADYAINKLGAKKIFVVQDKTAYGTGLADAFKKAAEDAGAEILGYEGITVGEKDFNGVLTQVLSKKPDLVFFGGLYTEGGQLIRQARDKGIDIPFMGGDGMDSSTLVEIAGDAVKNVYYTSVAADASKSSEGQDFASKYKDKFNKNVESYSAYGYDSMSVLLHGLEAAIKGNDGKLPSREKVTEEVRKVQDFQGVVTKVGFDDKGDNKYAKVYIYKFSEPKYPGVQEGEISK, from the coding sequence ATGGGGATGAAAAGAGGGTTAAAAGTATTAGCAGCTTCTGCATTATCTTTAGGTCTTTTAGCAGGCTGTAATGCTTCAGGCGGGTCTGGAAGCAGCGGTGGCGGAAGCGGAAAAGTAATTAAGATTGCTACACAAACTCCGTTATCAGGAGGAAGTGCAACACTGGGTGAATCTATTAAACTGGGTGCACAGCTTGCATTAGAAGAGAATAAAGATAAGTTTGATAAATTGGGATATAAGCTTCAGCTCGTTCCTTACGACGATCAAGCTGATCCGAAAAAAGGAGTAGCAAACGCTAACCTAATCGGTTCTGACAAGGCGATCCTAGGGGTTGTCGGTCACTTGAATTCAGGTGTATCTATTCCATCATCTGAAGTTTATGAAAAATACAAAGTGCCTATGGTTTCTCCGGCTAACACAGCTACAGAAGTTACAGATCGCGGACTTAAGACGGTAAACCGTATCGTTGCGCGTGATGACTTCCAAGGTCCAGCAGGAGCAGACTATGCAATCAATAAGCTGGGAGCTAAAAAGATCTTTGTTGTTCAAGATAAAACGGCTTACGGAACAGGTCTTGCAGATGCCTTCAAAAAAGCGGCTGAAGACGCAGGTGCAGAAATTCTTGGTTATGAAGGGATCACGGTTGGAGAAAAAGACTTTAACGGTGTTCTTACACAAGTATTATCCAAGAAACCTGACTTAGTATTCTTCGGTGGACTTTATACGGAAGGCGGTCAATTAATCAGACAAGCACGTGATAAAGGCATCGACATTCCATTCATGGGCGGAGATGGAATGGATTCTTCCACTCTAGTTGAAATCGCCGGTGATGCGGTAAAGAATGTTTACTACACGTCTGTAGCAGCGGATGCTAGCAAATCGTCTGAAGGACAAGATTTTGCTTCCAAGTACAAAGATAAATTCAATAAAAATGTAGAGTCTTATTCGGCTTATGGCTATGATTCAATGAGCGTTCTATTACATGGTCTAGAAGCAGCGATTAAAGGCAATGACGGAAAGCTTCCATCTCGTGAAAAAGTAACGGAAGAAGTTCGTAAAGTACAAGATTTCCAAGGTGTTGTAACTAAAGTTGGATTTGATGATAAAGGGGATAACAAGTACGCGAAAGTTTATATCTATAAATTCAGCGAACCTAAATATCCAGGTGTTCAAGAAGGCGAAATTAGTAAGTAA
- a CDS encoding secondary thiamine-phosphate synthase enzyme YjbQ: MAQKFTIQTHQRDEMYEITTSLQAYVEEQHIDDGVLYVYCPHTTAGITINENADPDVVKDMLMKLDEVYPWEHPKYRHAEGNSASHLKASTVGSSQVVMIENGELLLGTWQGIYFCEFDGPRHRNYYVKILQK; encoded by the coding sequence GTGGCTCAAAAATTCACGATTCAAACACACCAGCGTGATGAAATGTACGAAATTACCACATCGCTGCAAGCTTATGTTGAGGAACAGCATATCGATGATGGCGTACTGTATGTGTATTGTCCCCATACGACTGCGGGTATCACAATCAATGAAAACGCGGATCCGGATGTTGTGAAAGATATGCTGATGAAGCTGGATGAGGTTTATCCATGGGAACACCCTAAATACCGTCATGCGGAAGGAAATTCTGCTTCGCATTTAAAAGCAAGTACAGTAGGTTCCTCTCAGGTTGTAATGATTGAAAATGGTGAATTGCTGCTCGGAACATGGCAAGGCATCTATTTTTGTGAGTTTGATGGTCCTAGACATAGGAATTATTATGTGAAGATTTTACAAAAGTAG
- the rsgA gene encoding ribosome small subunit-dependent GTPase A, whose translation MNLKSLGWNQTFEESFQEYNNQALVPGRISIEHKGLYRVLTENGELLGEITGKIRFNAEGRQDYPAVGDWVAVQANPSEGKAYIHGILPRKSKFSRKAAGVTTEEQIVATNVDTVFLVNALNQDFNLRRLERYLLMAWESGAAPVIVLSKADLCEDIQSIIDEVESIAFGVPIFSVSSETGMGIDALSDFIKEGQTVALLGSSGVGKSTLANKLFGSEVLKTNEIRVEDGKGKHTTTHRELLVLDSGGILIDTPGMRELQLWEGDSSLSQSFQDVESIADQCRFRDCSHNNEPGCAVQSAIETGDLDEDRYNSYLKLQREMAYFARKEDQKLALAERAKWKKIAGDRTRVNRK comes from the coding sequence TTCCTGGAAGGATCAGCATTGAACATAAAGGTTTGTACAGAGTTCTGACAGAGAACGGCGAATTGCTTGGAGAAATTACCGGAAAAATCCGGTTTAACGCCGAAGGAAGACAAGACTATCCGGCAGTAGGAGACTGGGTGGCTGTCCAAGCCAACCCATCAGAAGGAAAAGCTTATATCCATGGAATTTTGCCTCGGAAAAGCAAATTTTCCAGAAAAGCAGCAGGAGTGACGACAGAAGAACAGATCGTGGCGACTAATGTAGATACTGTCTTTTTAGTAAACGCATTAAATCAAGATTTTAATTTACGCCGGTTGGAAAGGTACTTGTTAATGGCATGGGAAAGCGGAGCAGCGCCAGTTATAGTGCTCAGTAAGGCTGATCTTTGCGAAGATATTCAAAGCATCATCGATGAAGTTGAATCAATCGCTTTTGGAGTTCCGATCTTTTCAGTCAGTTCAGAAACAGGAATGGGTATTGATGCACTTTCTGATTTTATAAAGGAAGGACAGACTGTAGCGCTGCTTGGTTCATCTGGTGTAGGCAAGTCAACTTTGGCAAATAAACTATTCGGCAGTGAAGTTTTAAAGACAAACGAGATACGTGTAGAAGATGGAAAAGGAAAACACACAACAACTCATCGTGAACTGCTTGTCTTAGATAGCGGCGGTATTTTGATAGATACACCGGGGATGAGGGAGCTTCAGCTTTGGGAAGGCGACAGCAGCTTGAGTCAAAGTTTCCAAGATGTTGAGTCAATAGCTGACCAATGCCGGTTCCGTGACTGTTCACACAATAATGAACCTGGTTGCGCTGTACAATCTGCTATTGAAACAGGAGATTTGGATGAAGATCGATATAACAGCTATTTAAAACTGCAGCGTGAAATGGCTTACTTCGCTAGAAAAGAAGACCAGAAGCTTGCGCTTGCTGAAAGAGCGAAGTGGAAAAAGATTGCTGGGGACCGGACGCGAGTTAATCGAAAATAG